One genomic region from Candidatus Endomicrobiellum trichonymphae encodes:
- the cas2 gene encoding CRISPR-associated endonuclease Cas2, with product MLVLISYDISTIDAGGQKRLRRVSKECLDYGQRVQYSVFECEVDPTQWIFLKDKLLNTVNLKKDSIRFYMLGSDWKRKIEHYGCKKPVDLHGTLII from the coding sequence ATGTTGGTTTTGATAAGTTATGATATAAGTACTATTGATGCAGGAGGACAAAAGCGGTTAAGGAGGGTTTCTAAAGAATGCTTGGATTATGGACAGAGAGTTCAGTATTCGGTATTTGAATGTGAAGTTGACCCTACTCAATGGATTTTTTTAAAGGATAAATTATTGAATACTGTAAACTTAAAAAAAGACAGTATAAGGTTTTATATGCTTGGTTCAGATTGGAAAAGAAAAATAGAACATTATGGTTGTAAAAAACCTGTTGATTTACATGGAACGTTGATAATATAA